A DNA window from Salvelinus fontinalis isolate EN_2023a chromosome 28, ASM2944872v1, whole genome shotgun sequence contains the following coding sequences:
- the LOC129825973 gene encoding survival motor neuron protein 1-like gives MANGCKDMLFARGAGQSDDSDIWDDTALIKAYDKAVASFKTALKDEEDTTISKKDNPGKKRKNHKKNRSRKRSGAPSDKEWQVGEPCCAYWSEDGKLYAATISSIDEKRGTCIVVFTDYGNEEELNLRDLLTESSEVEEEAPDKVKEAESSTKESDRSSAPHPHSHAPRSKPKSKSPKVPPMWGPGFPGFPPGAPPMPGFRTGDSRRPGASGPAPPGWPPMTASGPPMIPPPPPMSPDGEDDEALGSMLIAWYMSGYHTGYYMGLKQGRKEAAGKKAHHK, from the exons ATGGCAAATGGGTGTAAAGATATGCTTTTTGCCCGTGGAGCTGGACAA AGTGATGATTCTGACATCTGGGATGACACTGCACTGATAAAGGCCTACGACAAAGCAGTCGCGTCATTTAAG ACTGCCCTGAAGGATGAGGAGGACACGACAATCTCAAAGAAAGACAACCCTGGCAAGAAACGGAAAAACCACAAAAAGAACCGCAGCAGAAAGAGAAGCGGTGCTCCTTCCGATAAAGAG TGGCAAGTCGGCGAGCCCTGCTGTGCCTACTGGTCTGAAGACGGCAAGCTTTACGCTGCCACCATCTCCTCCATAGACGAGAAGAGGGGCACCTGTATAGTTGTGTTCACAGACTATGGGAACGAGGAGGAGCTGAACCTCCGAGACCTTCTGACTGAGAGCTCCGAGGTAGAGGAGGAAGCCCCCGACAAG GTTAAAGAAGCAGAGTCTTCTACAAAGGAGAGCGATAGGTCGTCCGCCCCACACCCTCACAGTCACGCGCCACGCTCTAAACCTAAATCCAAATCCCCCAAAGTACCTCCGATGTGGGGTCCAGGTTTCCCTGGCTTTCCCCCAGGTGCCCCTCCCATGCCTGGCTTCAGAACG GGAGACTCTAGACGACCTGGGGCCTCCGGGCCTGCCCCTCCGGGATGGCCTCCCATGACGGCCTCTGGGCCACCG AtgatccctccccctccccccatgaGTCCAGACGGAGAGGACGATGAGGCCTTGGGAAGTATGCTGATCGCCTGGTACATGAGTGGATACCACACCGGATACTACATG GGGTTAAAGCAAGGCCGCAAAGAAGCTGCTGGAAAGAAGGCTCACCACAAGTGA